In a genomic window of Helianthus annuus cultivar XRQ/B chromosome 10, HanXRQr2.0-SUNRISE, whole genome shotgun sequence:
- the LOC110883404 gene encoding uncharacterized protein LOC110883404 has product MDNHIRKIIEVVRARQLLAVNLICLLLAFVALRRLSTKKRANLPARDEILQRRYVRKEMLRGPSNGGKCHDLIRMSEHSSSAKKRKSRKRKVEQQDEDLASMIMNSVGSVANAILEGNKIIQESNKILERAYRREYTCEEIYNELELMGLESHEIPRTLNYLAANQAKARALFSCPPQIRLGLLRDMMGSGN; this is encoded by the coding sequence ATGGATAATCATATACGCAAGATAATTGAAGTTGTGCGAGCCAGACAATTGCTGGCAGTTAACCTGATTTGCTTATTGTTGGCTTTCGTTGCACTCCGTAGACTGTCAACCAAAAAGCGTGCTAATTTACCTGCTAGAGATGAAATTTTACAACGACGATACGTACGAAAAGAGATGTTACGCGGTCCTTCAAACGGCGGTAAATGCCATGACCTTATCCGCATGAGTGAGCACTCTTCAAGCGCAAAGAAACGTAAGAGTAGAAAAAGAAAAGTTGAACAACAAGATGAAGATTTAGCCTCTATGATTATGAATAGTGTTGGTAGTGTGGCTAATGCTATTTTAGAAGGCAATAAAATTATTCAGGAGAGCAATAAAATACTAGAAAGAGCTTATCGTCGCGAGTACACATGTGAAGAAATCTATAATGAACTGGAGCTGATGGGTTTGGAATCGCATGAAATACCAAGGACTTTAAATTACTTGGCGGCCAACCAAGCAAAAGCAAGGGCGCTATTTAGTTGTCCTCCTCAGATACGGTTGGGTTTACTACGAGATATGATGGGTTCTGGTAACTAA
- the LOC110886465 gene encoding DNA-directed RNA polymerase I subunit rpa49, whose protein sequence is MGKKHKKDTVDTETDVPTEENDVVPEEQSKKKHKHKKIRKREEKIEVKIETVKASSDKSLPLIGYFPSGYDPEKRQRVEEPTVRVLKSLKRSHRLQVVVSPNQSSPVNFVGTNYSGEAVVPQMCSYALGVLDKQTQTLKIVQIESNKIFRLEPRFGDHDKAADEASKKVENEATVEDSKTKFNFSTKKSERTAKKEKALRAYRDPEAQEDLNDKMAEAAVDTEAIEISAQTSSITARNIPPHDISATRPQQAYPLEKIILKGEWRYLSDIAELLQEGKTINSASYPLFVCNRIHKIEEVKDEEVKESLTCIFSYINHLIKFKDKHSMDGYSSAKHHKLPNILNQKFNDMFANTESKRLADDKRDLLISYVLVLTLFVDNFKTEFSDIAKDLRMTTGALRPHFEYLGCKFVREHNITLAMLPAPLKFPEIRMRRRR, encoded by the exons ATGGGTAAGAAGCACAAGAAGGATACAGTCGATACAGAAACAGACGTTCCAACGGAGGAAAACGATGTCGTGCCGGAAGAACAATCAAAGAAGAAGCACAAGCACAAGAAAATCCGCAAGAGAGAAGAAAAGATCGAGGTCAAAATCGAAACTGTCAAAGCAAGTTCCGATAAATCCCTGCCGTTAATCGGATATTTTCCATCCGGATACGACCCGGAGAAACGCCAACGGGTCGAAGAACCAACTGTTAGGGTTTTGAAAAGCCTGAAACGCAGCCACAGATTACAGGTTGTTGTGAGCCCTAACCAGTCTTCGCCGGTCAACTTCGTCGGAACCAATTATTCTGGCGAAGCGGTGGTTCCGCAGATGTGCTCTTATGCTCTCGGTGTTCTTGATAAGCAGACTCAGACGCTGAAGATTGTTCAGATTGAATCTAATAAG ATATTTAGATTGGAACCGAGGTTTGGGGATCATGATAAGGCTGCGGATGAAGCTTCTAAGAAGGTGGAGAATGAAGCGACGGTTGAAGATAGTAAAACCAAGTTTAACTTTTCGACGAAGAAGTCCGAACGAACG GCCAAGAAAGAAAAGGCGTTACGCGCATACCGTGATCCAGAGGCCCAGGAAGATTTGAACGACAAGATGGCTGAAGCAGCGGTTGACACAGAAGCCATAGAAATTAGTGCACAAACTAGCAGCATTACCGCTCGTAATATTCCGCCTCATGATATATCAGCAACTAGACCTCAACAGGCTTATCCGCTAGAAAAGATCATATTAAAGGGAGAATGGAGATACCTTTCAGATATTGCTGAgcttttgcaagaaggaaaaacTATAAACTCTGCATCTTACCCTCTGTTTGTTTGCAACAGAATTCATAAGATCGAGGAGGTCAAG GATGAGGAGGTGAAGGAGAGTCTTACTTGCATATTCTCGTACATCAATCATCTTATAAAGTTCAAGGACAAGCATTCAATGGATGGTTATTCGTCAGCAAAACATCATAAACTACCAAACATATTAAATCAGAAATTTAACGACATGTTTGCCAACACCGAATCAAAACGGCTGGCTGACGACAAAAGGGATCTTCTAATCAGCTATGTTTTGGTGCTCACGCTTTTTGTTGACAACTTCAAAACAGAATTCTCAGATATTGCTAAAGATCTGAGAATGACTACTGGTGCGTTGAGGCCTCATTTTGAATATCTGGGCTGCAAATTTGTTAGAGAACATAATATAACATTGGCCATGCTTCCTGCGCCTCTTAAATTCCCCGAAATCAGGATGAGGCGCCGAAGGTGA
- the LOC110886466 gene encoding protein phosphatase 2C 16, producing the protein MGLIEEMTPAASISISLASPISKIALLTGATSLLSDHVPMFLDGSNNDLNMIQEIGTDGLVNVNGDIIIQENIPKEIMSIGHESNSITVAITDIDDGQIVAEVISLGKETIESAIGHTLTASVVVVADKTHSKTVRSVFELEYVPLYGSHSVCGRRPEMEDAVASVPAFMKIPLKMLVGDRVINGINSNLNDLTAHFFGVYDGHGGCQVANYCRDRLHIALEEEIKVMKQELIKGTTNETVQVQWEKTFINCFKKVDDEVGGKTSGIIDGSNAIAEPVALETVGSTAVVALICASHVVVANCGDSRAVLYRGKEAIALSSDHKPNREDEYARIEAAGGRVIEWNGPRVCGVLAMSRSIGDGYLKPSIIPDPEVTFTPRGRDDECLILASDGLWDVMSNQEACEVAKRRLLIWHKKNGGSAIEGEVGGPDLAAQAAADYLTMLALQKGSKDNVSVIVVDLKSQRKFKAKP; encoded by the exons ATGGGTTTGATTGAAGAGATGACACCGGCCGCTTCGATTTCGATTAGTTTAGCTAGTCCCATATCGAAAATCGCGCTATTAACGGGCGCAACGAGCTTGCTATCTGATCATGTTCCCATGTTTCTCGATGGGTCAAATAATGATCTTAATATGATTCAAGAAATTGGAACCGACGGGTTGGTTAACGTTAACGGTGATATTATTATTCAAGAAAACATCCCAAAAGAAATTATGTCCATCGGGCATGAATCAAATTCGATTACGGTTGCGATCACCGATATAGACGATGGTCAGATAGTTGCGGAAGTAATAAGTTTAGGGAAAGAAACAATCGAGAGTGCGATCGGGCATACTTTAACAGCATCGGTAGTGGTGGTTGCTGATAAGACTCATAGTAAAACCGTAAGGAGTGTTTTTGAATTAGAATATGTGCCGCTTTATGGGTCTCATTCGGTTTGTGGTAGAAGACCGGAAATGGAAGATGCGGTTGCAAGTGTTCCTGCATTTATGAAAATTCCTTTGAAAATGTTGGTTGGCGATCGTGTAATTAATGGGATTAATTCAAATTTGAATGATTTGACTGCTCATTTCTTTGGAGTATATGATGGTCATGGAGGCTGCCAG GTGGCCAATTACTGTCGTGACCGTCTTCATATTGCTTTAGAGGAGGAAATCAAAGTTATGAAACAAGAACTGATCAAAGGAACCACAAATGAGACGGTACAAGTTCAATGGGAGAAAACATTCATAAATTGCTTTAAAAAAGTCGATGATGAAGTTGGAGGTAAAACAAGCGGAATCATTGACGGGTCAAATGCGATCGCTGAACCCGTAGCTCTAGAAACTGTAGGATCCACTGCTGTGGTGGCATTGATCTGTGCATCGCATGTTGTAGTTGCAAATTGTGGTGATTCGAGAGCCGTACTTTATCGTGGGAAAGAAGCCATTGCTTTGTCAAGTGATCATAAA CCGAACCGTGAAGATGAGTATGCAAGGATTGAGGCGGCAGGTGGCAGGGTCATAGAATGGAACGGGCCTCGAGTTTGTGGTGTCCTTGCAATGTCAAGGTCTATTG GTGACGGGTATTTAAAGCCTTCGATAATACCTGATCCGGAAGTCACATTTACACCCCGAGGTAGAGACGACGAGTGTCTTATTTTAGCTAGTGATGGTTTATGGGACGTGATGTCAAATCAGGAAGCGTGTGAAGTTGCTAAGAGACGCCTTTTAATTTGGCACAAAAAGAACGGTGGATCGGCCATTGAGGGGGAGGTCGGTGGGCCGGATCTAGCGGCACAAGCAGCAGCTGATTATCTTACAATGTTGGCTCTTCAAAAAGGAAGCAAAGATAATGTTTCTGTGATTGTGGTGGACCTCAAATCCCAAAGGAAGTTTAAAGCTAAACCTTGA